One Thunnus maccoyii chromosome 14, fThuMac1.1, whole genome shotgun sequence genomic window carries:
- the LOC121911294 gene encoding kynurenine 3-monooxygenase, with product MEKSADRPNKKKVVAVVGGGLVGALNACFFAKRGFDVEVFETREDIRKAKVVKGRSINLALSHRGRQSLKHVGMEDKIVSQGIPMHARMIHSHNGKQSPIPYGKKGQYILSVDRANLNKELLTEAEKYPNTKLNFDHKLQDWSAETGLMTFVRSDGSKEEIKVDLIVGCDGAFSAIRKQFLRRSRFNYSQTYIPHGYMELTMPPINGEFAMKPNYLHIWPRNTFMMIALPNLDKTFTCTLFMPFDEFEKITTGDEVIEFFQKYFPDAIPLIGVDALKRDYFRLPAQAMVSVKCSPYHIGDKCVLMGDAAHAVVPFYGQGMNAGFEDCIVFDEVMDQCNEDLSAVLPEYTRVRVPDDHAIADLAMYNYIEMRAHVNSKWFLFRKHVDNFLHFFMPKTIIPLYTMVTFTRTRYHEAVERWHWQDKVINRGLLVCATGAVLGGSYLLVKNPPDISKLSIPAEKMWNRLVAFGTS from the exons ATGGAGAAATCAGCCGACAgaccaaacaagaaaaaagttgTAGCAGTGGTGGGCGGTGGATTG GTTGGTGCCCTGAATGCCTGCTTCTTTGCCAAAAGAGGTTTTGATGTGGAGGTCTTTGAAACTCGGGAAG ATATCCGGAAAGCTAAAGTTGTGAAGGGGAGAAGCATCAACCTGGCCCTGTCTCACAGAGGTCGGCAATCACTGAAGCATGTTGGAATGGAAGATAAG ATTGTCTCCCAGGGAATCCCCATGCATGCAAGAATGATCCATTCCCACAATGGGAAACAGTCTCCAATCCCCTATGGCAAGAAAGGCCAG TACATCCTGTCAGTAGACCGAGCCAATCTAAACAAAGAGCTGCTAACAG AGGCAGAGAAGTATCCAAACACAAAGTTGAACTTCGACCACAAACTGCAGGACTGGAGTGCTGAAACAGGTTTAATGACCTTTGTCAG GTCAGACGGGTCCAAGGAGGAGATCAAGGTAGACCTGATTGTAGGCTGTGATGGAGCTTTCTCTGCCATCCGCAAGCAATTCCTTCGTCGCAGCCGCTTCAACTACAGCCAGACCTACATCCCCCACGGCTACATGGAACTCACCATGCCACCCATCAATGGAGAG TTTGCCATGAAGCCTAATTATCTGCACATCTGGCCTCGAAACACATTCATGATGATCGCCCTGCCCAACTTG GACAAGACATTTACCTGTACCCTCTTCATGCCCTTTGACGAGTTTGAGAAGATTACCACAGGAGATGAAGTCATTGAGTTTTTCCAGAAATACTTCCCTGATGCCATACCACTAATAGGAGT TGATGCTCTCAAGAGGGATTATTTCCGATTGCCTGCGCAGGCCATGGTGTCTGTCAAGTGCTCCCCGTATCACATTGGCGACAAATGTGTCCTTATGGGCGATGCAGCCCACGCAGTGGTGCCTTTCTATGGGCAGGGGATGAATGCT GGCTTTGAGGACTGCATTGTCTTCGATGAAGTAATGGATCAGTGCAATGAGGATCTCA GTGCTGTACTTCCTGAGTATACCAGAGTGAGAGTCCCAGATGACCACGCAATTGCAGACCTGGCCATGTACAACTACATTGAA ATGCGAGCACATGTCAACTCCAAATGGTTCCTCTTCCGAAAGCATGTTGATAACTTCCTCCACTTTTTCATGCCCAAGACAATAATTCCACTTTACACAATG GTCACCTTCACCAGGACAAGGTACCATGAAGCCGTGGAGCGCTGGCATTGGCAAGACAAA GTGATAAACCGTGGCCTGCTGGTCTGTGCTACAGGAGCTGTTTTGGGAGGCTCTTACCTCCTCGTGAAAAATCCTCCAGATATCAGCAAGCTTAGCATCCCTGCTGAGAAAATGTGGAACAGGCTTGTGGCCTTTGGGACCTCCTGA